In Electrophorus electricus isolate fEleEle1 chromosome 1, fEleEle1.pri, whole genome shotgun sequence, a single window of DNA contains:
- the vps13c gene encoding vacuolar protein sorting-associated protein 13C isoform X7, with protein sequence MVFESLVSDLLNRFIGDYVENLDKSQLKIGIWGGNVVLENLRVKENALSELDVPFKVKAGQVGKLTLKIPWKNLYSEAVVATLDGLYLLVVPGATIKYDAAKEERYLQEVKQKELQRIEEALQLAARRDSQVGEFVYNLESYVYKEAPCDKGHKKHKKHKKLFGRSKRYERTSEKPQEDKKDTFAEKLATQVIKNLQVKITSIHVRYEDDISDPERPLSVGVTLSELSLQTTDENWRTCILNEAAKLIYKSKLKAGISTKDEELKGYQYIFKPIFASAKMCINPNAEVELKSPKASFQLEVQNIAIEMTKPQYLSMVDLLESVDCMVKNAPYRKFRPHVPVHKHAKLWWRYAISSVLEVNIKRYKEMWSWTHIRKHRQTLKAYKTAHRAKLSQSKVREDTEKQILELEKRLDVFNITLARQQAQMEMVRSGQKLVAKKGAAQKQGGGGGGGFLSSFFGRKEGKKREQEEEMTEQESIDTIMTAEEKAKLYTAIGYSESSHNLTLPKDYVAVIMNFKLLRTSVTVREEIRVPEILKVQMIDLSTTISQRPGAQAIKVEASLEHWFVTGLQQQGQVPSLIASVGDSCSSLLSVLFELNPEDSPADQLLHVHSQPVEMIYDALTINSLADFFKTGKGVDLEVITSATLSKLEEIKEKTASGLSHIIETRKVLDLRIDLKPSYLLVPKSGFYQSKSDLIIIDFGSLQLNSVDQGSHQQISASFSSLEEIMDRAYERFSLELRSVQVLYSKSGESWKSARTQSSSIQHILRPMDFTLNLAKCIVEKDSRMPRFKVSGELPLLHVKISDQKIQGVLELVDSIPLPHPVSTPPSSPTHRARVMPLAGARPRVLSLDPSALPYSTESDSEEDTSERSPDEDGQRSVQEDLTDVQFKFEIKTVLLELTRQTAMEETVLALNVCNLGAEGKMRTYDFTVTSYLRKINLDYCETRDQPLHLISSSDKHGSDLLKVEYIKADVSGPSFQGLFDNTEQTLKVEFSSLMFMLHTSALLSTINYLNTAVPQDITASRVQDTRRQADRTATGKTGLFVVSKGGKTSTVVRFKLCAMLGSFGVVVCDDRSNIADIRVQGIDASVVVQAKETEVFARLRDIIVLDVDPKTIHKKAVSIVGEEVFSFKMILYPGATEGNGYSDVTKVDSKVTLRVGCIQIVYLHKFLMSLLDSFSSHYSADETFVDNFQTAKEALSAATAQAAEKAASSVRDFAQKSFRLSMDIRLKAPLIIIPQSSMSHDALVVDLGLINVSNSFALLQAEGFPLPAVQETMDIKLTHLKLSRMVLRRDDPQADIQILQPVNLELLVKRNLAASWFTKIPGVEVKGGLKSMNIVLGQEDLSVLMGILAENISEGSRTSSSDVKKPFKDKTETNEDLKETLPVETETQPALSNGNVSENIVSVLLNFEIMEVTVMLKKSKHGHENPFLVVHVAQLGIDTQVHKYDMLATTYIKTISMKCLEFTDSCGEPLCILSSSAQQGAELLKVQFVRADRNGPNFASVFKNIEQIMDVTFSSLDLMLHTEVLLSIMDFLSAAMSSKHLPALEKDARRSEDVRTISAKSMVVSSPSDGDVIDLKVDMRLGAFSVLVCDQSCNMADIKIQGLHGALLLQGTQTHMSARLRDFIVINVDPKTIHKKAISIVGDEVFSFSLSLTPKATEGAGYTDTSKVDGKIRLSVGCIQVVYLHKFTMSLLNFSNNFQMAKEALSTATAQAAEKAASSVRDFAQKSFRLSMDIRLKAPLIIIPQSSMSHNAVEADLGLITVSNSFALLPVEGCPLPAVIDDMNLELTQLKLSRIFVEKNSAQLRTELLQPVNMVLSVRRNLAASWYQDMAGLELDGDLKPMKVALSQDDLTVLLKILTENISEASSVQPPQSLNAAGKPAPVAVTPHTLIGEHGVEKQPESKSTEAELVESVKFSFNVESLGLVLYSNDPTQAGVHQEDLCLGEFMLCKMKATGKMFNNSSLEVSTILTTCSLDDRRANVERVTSRMLGRRDEESSDAMIDVTFSQCADERSVVAVLQKLYLCASVEFLMAVADFFIQALPQAPPLPSTTMLDKPSHLSLKQLSERQGQAEPSAAVSQRTRLRAVMVDPEVVFVASLVKAESPALVSSFQCDVSVVMQQDTQLTANVRGLKVLACPFIRKKDSKAVTTVLRPCSVVLEARKSGHAPLTGSVTVQEVIVKVSPVILNTVMTITAAMTPKPLQEQTEKTEDVCSLWAVRNIYSCNHWFLGVESATEAVENFREADSSSQEGESFKVEVKVVQVTVESGQGHRTTPLLLAESSFSGCARNWSSLLSLSADMTLEVNYFNETHAVWEPFIERVDNGTRRWNLTVEMKTNPVRDKSPVPGDDFIMLPDPCTAISICSKDTMNITVSKCCLNVFHNLAQAFSESTASTFDPTVKEKAPFTIRNALGIPLLIQHSANLCMVKPSAKGKVHEVAVGESVDLEYSIFESSSRGKLSALQRQESCLFNLSIVPVGYSEISSVPVDKPGRRLYNVRQPGAAQAVSVLLQINASDGNKVMTVRSPLQIKNHFSVPFAVVKFSPEMGGLLNVGVAEPQKEFHVTLDTYRSQLFLLPVGSLEGFYSESTTCITWKEQVHVSSEVRSVLQCPARDSSCLPLVITALAVPDVLRHISSQGEDDWDPAYVIHLHPAITLRNLLPYTLRYLLEGSAESHELQEGISADILNARLSGQLMELVLVGYQGRTWTSHVQVSEAMAEFSPVCFTSDTSEQLSVDLCVHVTRGAGRLVLSVFSPYWIINKTSRVLQYRADDAYVKHPADFRDVILFSFKKKNIFSKNKLQLCVSTSSWSDGFSLDTVGSYGCVRCSDRTMDYLVGVSIQMSSFNLTRIVTMSPFYTLVNKSCFELEVGEVQNGKAHSGGKWHYISSTECLPLWPESSTGRLCVRVVGSESASKSFFFNKQDNGTLLSMEQYGGIIVDVNISDHSTVVSFSDYYEGAAPALLVNHTPWVTISVRQSGCETSRELNPGESLLFAWNDPAGERKLCWTSQGHSGELDLLKDECGQFAYDGLAQVHWVSFLDGRQRVLLFTEDVAVVTKARQAEELEQFQQEVTVSLQNLGLSLINNDHKQEIAYVGITSSGVVWEMRPKNRWKSFNCKNISLLERAYQDHVSGITEPGWVKLETGLEVNFARIPMLMRHPFSCSIRRNFLSGIHVELKQSPHQRSLRAQLHWLQVDNQLPGAMFPIVFHPVPPPKSVALDSEPKPFIDMSIITRFNEHSQVMQFKYFMMLVQEMAVKVDQGFLAAVLALFTPVTDTQEDKQKTALIERDLEALQAQLMESSINDTSGLSFFEHFHISPIKLHLSLSLGSSGEDHQEGDMVAIQSVNLLLKSIGATLTDVDDLIFKLACFEVKYQFYRREKLMWAVIRHYSEQFLKQMYVLVLGLDVLGNPFGLIRGLSEGVEAFFYEPFQGAVQGPEEFAEGFVIGVRSLLGHTVGGAAGMVSRITGSVGKGLAAITMDKEYQQKRREEMNRPPRDFGDSLAKGGKGLLKGVVGGVTGIVTKPVEGAKREGAAGFFKGIGKGLVGVVTRPTAGIVDMASSTFQGIQSGNLRVAESTEDVTKLRPVRLIREDGIIRPYEHHESHGYDLFQRSEVKQLDGELFREHFEYPGHRKTNIIVTNRRVMCIKEIDLIGHFNKEWEVQFDNFLRPPYVEGGDLKIYYKEQNKLKILKDGQGPVRVVHLRQTDMAETLRHAIQNAQLARRQHQMVRQKSQRFLKPGSTA encoded by the exons GAAACTGTTTGGGAGGTCTAAAAGGTACGAGCGGACATCAG AGAAGCCTCAAGAAGATAAGAAAGACACATTTGCTGAGAAACTGGCAACCCAAGTAATCAAAAACCTACAGGTCAAGATTACCAGCATCCATGTCAGATATGAGGATGAT ATATCAGATCCAGAGAGACCTCTCTCCGTGGGAGTGACTCTGTCAGAACTCAGTCTGCAG ACAACCGATGAGAACTGGAGGACCTGTATTCTAAATGAAGCAGCCAAACTCATCTATAAG agCAAACTAAAAGCAGGAATCAGCACCAAAGATGAAGAGCTGAAAGGATACCAATACA TTTTCAAACCCATCTTTGCTTCTGCCAAGATGTGCATTAATCCAAATGCAGAGGTTGAGCTGAAGTCTCCCAAAGCAAGCTTCCAGCTGGAGGTGCAGAACATTGCCATAGAGATGACCAAACCTCAG TACCTGTCTATGGTGGACCTGTTGGAGTCCGTGGACTGTATGGTTAAAAATGCTCCCTACAGGAAGTTCAGACCACATGTCCCGGTACACAAACATGCCAAACTGTG GTGGAGGTATGCCATCTCCAGTGTGTTGGAGGTAAATATAAAGCGCTACAAGGAAATGTGGAGCTGGACACACATcaggaaacacagacagacgctGAAGGCATACAAAACTGCACACAGAGCCAAGCTGAGCCAGAGCAAAGTCCGGGAAGACACGGAGAAACAGATCCTG GAACTGGAGAAACGTCTGGATGTGTTCAACATCACACTGGCCAGGCAGCAGGCACAGATGGAG ATGGTTCGCTCAGGACAGAAGCTTGTTGCCAAGAAGGGAGCAGCACAGaaacagggaggaggaggagggggagggtttCTCAGCAGTTTCTTTGGCAGGAAGgaagggaagaagagagaacaggaagaggaaatgacagagcaggaga GTATAGATACGATCATGACTGCTGAAGAGAAAGCAAAGTTATACACAGCCATCGGCTACAGTGAAAGTTCCCACAACCTGACATTACCCAAAGAT tatGTAGCAGTGATTATGAATTTCAAGTTGTTACGGACGTCAGTAACGGTGCGTGAGGAGATAAGAGTTCCAGAGATCCTGAAAGTGCAGATGATTGACCTCAGTACCACCATCTCCCAAAGACCAGGAGCACAGGCCATAAA ggtggaggCCAGTCTGGAGCACTGGTTCGTGACAGGGCTGCAGCAGCAGGGCCAGGTCCCATCACTCATCGCCTCTGTGGGGGACTCGTGTTCCTCTCTGCTCAGTGTGCTGTTTGAGCTCAACCCAGAGGATAGTCCTGCAGATCAGCTCCTCCATGTGCACTCCCAGCCTGTGGAGATGATCTACGATGCT cTGACAATAAACAGCCTGGCAGACTTCTTTAAGACAGGAAAGGGAGTTGATCTGGAGGTGATCACCTCAGCCACGCTCAGCAAGCTGGAGGAGATAAAGGAGAAGACAGCTAGTG GTCTGTCTCACATTATTGAGACCCGTAAAGTTCTGGACCTGCGGATTGACCTGAAGCCATCCTACCTGCTGGTGCCCAAGTCTGGCTTTTATCAGAGCAAGTCAGACCTCATCATCATAGACTTTGGCAGCCTGCAA CTGAATAGCGTGGACCAGGGGTCTCATCAGCAGATATCTGCTAGTTTTTCCTCTCTGGAGGAGATTATGGACAGAGCGTACGAAAGATTCTCTCTGGAGCTTCGCAGTGTTCAAGTGCTCTACAGCAAATCAG GTGAATCATGGAAAAGTGCTCGTACTCAGAGTTCATCCATCCAGCACATTCTCCGGCCCATGGACTTTACCCTGAACCTCGCCAAGTGCATAGTGGAGAAAGACTCACGCATGCccag GTTTAAGGTGTCTGGAGAACTTCCTTTACTGCATGTGAAGATCTCCGATCAGAAGATCCAGGGGGTTCTAGAACTAGTGGACAGTattcccctcccccaccctgtatcaaccccaccctcctccccaaCCCACAGG gCACGAGTGATGCCGTTAGCAGGCGCCAGGCCAAGGGTGCTGAGCTTAGATCCATCAGCCCTCCCGTATTCCACTGagtcag actCTGAAGAGGACACCAGTGAAAGGTCTCCAGATGAAGATGGTCAGAGATCAGTCCAGGAAGACCTGACTGATGTTCAGTTCAAATTTGAAATCAAAACG gtCCTCCTTGAGCTCACCCGTCAGACTGCGATGGAGGAAACAGTTTTGGCTCTGAATGTGTGTAATTTGGGTGCAGAAGGGAAGATGAGGACTTATGACTTCACTGTGACCTCATACCTGCGCAAGATAAACCTGGACTACTGTGAGACGAGAG ATCAGCCACTCCATCTAATTAGCTCATCAGACAAACATGGATCTGATCTGCTGAAAGTGGAGTACATCAAA GCTGATGTGAGTGGGCCCAGTTTCCAGGGTCTGTTTGACAACACTGAGCAGACACTGAAG GTGGAATTTTCCTCACTCATGTTCATGCTTCACACCAGCGCTCTGCTGTCCACCATTAACTACCTGAACACAGCAGTCCCCCAGGACATCACTGCCTCTAGAGTTCAAGACACCCGAAGACAAGCTGACAGGACGGCAACTGGAAAAACag GGTTATTTGTGg TGTCTAAGGGAGGGAAGACCTCCACAGTGGTGCGCTTTAAGCTCTGTGCCATGTTGGGTTCATTTGGAGTGGTCGTCTGTGACGACCGAAGCAACATCGCAGATATCCGAGTCCAAG GTATTGATGCATCCGTGGTGGTCCAGGCCAAAGAGACAGAGGTGTTTGCTCGCCTGCGAGATATCATTGTGCTGGATGTGGACCCgaaaacaatacacaaaaag GCAGTGTCTAtagtgggagaggaggtgtTCAGCTTCAAGATGATCTTGTACCCTGGAGCGACGGAGGGAAATGGTTACTCTGATGTGACTAAAGTGGACAGCAAAGTCACGCTGAGAGTCGGCTGCATCCAGATCGTTTACCTGCACAAGTTCCTCATGTCTCTACTG GATTCTTTTAGCTCTCACTACTCTGCTGATGAG ACATTTGTGGACAACTTCCAGACGGCCAAGGAGGCGCTGAGCGCAGCTACAGCCCAGGCAGCAGAGAAGGCTGCCTCCAGCGTCAGAGACTTCGCTCAGAAGAGTTTCAGACTCTCCATGGACATCAGACTAAAGGCCCCGCTCATCATAATCCCCCAGTCTTCCATGTCCCATGATGCCCTTGTGGTGGACCTGGGTCTCATCAACGTTAGCAACAGCTTCGCTCTGCTTCAGGCTGAGGGCTTCCCTCTCCCAGCCGTTCAGGAGACCATGGACATCAAGTTGACGCATCTCAAATTATCCAG GATGGTTCTGAGGCGTGATGACCCTCAGGCCGACATCCAGATCCTGCAGCCGGTTAATCTGGAGCTACTGGTGAAGCGTAACCTGGCTGCCTCCTGGTTCACCAAGATCCCTGGAGTGGAGGTCAAAGGAGGCCTGAAGTCCATGAAT ATTGTTCTTGGCCAGGAAGACTTGAGTGTGTTGATGGGGATTCTAGCAGAAAACATCAGTGAGGGAAGCAGAACTTCATCCTCTGATGTGAAGAAACCGtttaaag ataaaactgaaacaaatgaaGACCTCAAAGAGACACTTCCTGTGGAGACAGAAACTCAGCCAGCTCTTTCCAATGGAAATGTCAGTGAGAACATTGTCAGTGTTCTGCTCAACTTTGAAATTATGGAG GTAACGGTGATGCTGAAGAAATCAAAGCATGGACATGAGAATCCCTTCCTGGTGGTCCATGTAGCTCAGCTCGGAATTGATACCCAAGTGCACAAATATGACATGCTGGCCACCACGTACATCAAGACAATCTCCATGAAGTGCCTGGAGTTTACAG ATTCGTGTGGGGAACCCCTGTGCATTCTGAGCTCCTCTgcacagcagggggcagagctgCTCAAAGTGCAGTTTGTCAGG GCTGATCGAAATGGACCaaattttgcttctgttttcaaGAATATAGAACAGATTATGGAT gttactTTCTCCTCCTTGGACCTGATGTTACACACTGAGGTTCTCCTCTCCATCATGGACTTCCTGTCTGCTGCCATGTCCTCCAAACACCTGCCTGCATTGGAGAAAGATGCGAGGAGAAGTGAAGATGTGAGAACAATCTCAGCCAAGTCCA TGGTGGTGAGCTCCCCCTCTGATGGTGATGTCATTGACCTGAAGGTGGACATGCGTCTGGGTGCTTtcagtgtgctggtgtgtgaCCAAAGCTGCAACATGGCCGACATCAAGATTCAGG GTCTGCACGGCGCCCTACTCCTGCAGggcactcagacacacatgtcTGCCAGGCTGCGAGATTTCATCGTCATTAATGTGGATCCAAAAACCATTCACAAGAAG GCCATCTCTATTGTGGGTGATGAggttttcagtttcagtttgagTTTAACCCCTAAAGCCACAGAAGGGGCTGGATACACGGACACCTCAAAGGTGGATGGCAAGATCAGGCTCAGTGTGGGCTGCATTCAAGTGGTGTATCTGCACAAGTTTACCATGTCGctgctg AATTTTAGTAACAACTTCCAGATGGCCAAGGAGGCACTGAGCACGGCTACGGCCCAGGCAGCAGAGAAGGCTGCCTCCAGCGTCAGAGACTTCGCTCAGAAGAGTTTCAGACTCTCTATGGACATAAGACTAAAGGCCCCGCTCATCATAATCCCTCAGTCCTCCATGTCCCATAATGCCGTGGAGGCCGACCTGGGTCTCATTACTGTGAGCAACAGCTTTGCTCTGCTTCCTGTTGAGGGTTGTCCACTCCCTGCTGTCATAGATGACATGAACCTGGAGCTCACTCAGCTCAAGCTCTCCAG AATCTTTGTGGAGAAGAACTCAGCCCAGCTCAGGACGGAGCTCCTGCAGCCCGTCAACATGGTGTTGTCCGTCAGGCGGAACCTGGCTGCTAGCTGGTACCAGGACATGGCTGGTCTGGAGCTGGATGGAGATCTGAAGCCCATGAAA GTGGCTTTGAGTCAGGATGACCTGACAGTCCTGCTGAAGATCCTGACGGAGAACATTAGTGAGGCCAGCAGTGTCCAGCCCCCCCAGAGCCTGAACGCAGCGGGGAAACCAGCACCCGTGGCAgtcacacctcacactctcatAG GTGAGCATGGTGTGGAGAAGCAACCAGAAAGCAAGTCCACAGAGGCTGAGCTGGTGGAGAGTGTGAAGTTCAGTTTCAATGTTGAATCTCTGGGTCTGGTACTTTACAGCAATGATcccacacag GCTGGTGTTCACCAGGAGGACTTGTGTCTAGGGGAGTTTATGCTCTGTAAGATGAAGGCTACTGGGAAGATGTTTAATAACAGCAGTCTGGAGGTTTCCACCATCCTCACCACCTGCAGCCTGGATGACAGGAGAGCCAACGTTGAAAGAGTCACATCCAG GATGCTGGGGAGGCGTGATGAAGAGAGTTCTGATGCCATGATAGACGTGACGTTCTCGCAGTGTGCAGACGAGCGTTCGGTGGTGGCTGTGCTGCAGAAACTCTACCTCTGTGCCAGCGTGGAGTTCCTCATGGCTGTGGCGGACTTCTTTATACAGGCCCTGCCCCAGGCCCCGCCCCTGCCATCAACCACAATGCTGGACAAACCCAGCCACCTGTCACTCAAACAGCTCTCAGAGAGACAGGGCCAGGCAGAGCCCAGTGCAG CTGTGTCTCAGAGGACCAGGCTGCGAGCCGTCATGGTGGACCCTGAGGTGGTGTTTGTGGCCAGTCTGGTGAAGGCGGAGTCACCTGCACTAGTCTCCTCCTTCCAGTGTGATGTCAGTGTTGTCATGCAGCAGGACACCCAGCTGACGGCCAACGTGAGGGGCCTCAAGGTTCTGGCCTGCCCCTTCATCAGGAAGAAGGACAGCAAGGCTGTCACCACT GTGCTCAGACCATGTTCTGTTGTGTTGGAGGCCAGAAAGTCAGGACACGCCCCGCTGACGGGCTCCGTGACTGTACAGGAGGTCATCGTGAAG GTCTCCCCAGTGATCCTCAACACCGTGATGACCATAACTGCAGCCATGACTCCCAAACCCCTTCAGGAGCAGACTGAGAAGACTGAGGACGTGTGCTCCCTGTGGGCTGTGAGGAACATCTACTCCTGCAACCACTGGTTCCTGGGCGTGGAGAGTGCGACCGAGGCTGTCGAGAACTTCCGTGAGGCGGACAGCAGCAGCCAAGAGGGCGAGAGCTTCAAGGTGGAGGTGAAGGTGGTGCAGGTGACTGTGGAGTCGGGCCAGGGTCACCGCACCACCCCTCTGCTGCTGGCTGAGTCCTCCTTCAGCGGCTGTGCCAGGAACTGGTCTTCCCTCCTCAGCCTGTCTGCGGATATGacgctggag gtgaaCTACTTTAATGAGACTCATGCAGTGTGGGAGCCCTTCATAGAGAGAGTGGACAACGGTACACGGCGCTGGAACCTCACAGTGGAG atgAAGACGAACCCTGTTCGGGACAAGAGTCCTGTTCCTGGTGATGACTTCATAATGCTGCCTGATCCGTGCACTGCCATCAGCATCTGCTCCAAAGACACTATGAACATCACAGTGTCCAAGTGCTGTCTAAACGTCTTCCATAACCTTGCCCAg GCTTTCTCTGAGAGCACTGCATCCACTTTCGATCCCACTGTGAAGGAAAAGGCTCCGTTCACCATCCGGAATGCTCTGGGAATTCCTCTCCTCATCCAGCACAGTGCTAATCTCTGTATGGTCAAGCCATCTGCTAAAGGCAAAGTGCATGAGGTGGCAGTGGGAGAGAGCGTGGACCTGGAGTACTCTATCTTTGAGTCTTCCTCAAGGGGAAAGCTGtcagcactgcagagacaggagagcTGTCTGTTCAACCTCAGCATCG TGCCGGTGGGCTACAGTGAGATCTCCAGCGTCCCCGTGGATAAGCCTGGACGGCGGCTCTATAATGTGCGCCAGCCGGGCGCCGCACAGGCCgtgtctgtgctgctgcagaTCAATGCCTCAGACGGCAACAAAGTGATGACCGTGCGATCGCCGTTACAG ATAAAGAATCATTTCTCTGTGCCTTTTGCTGTTGTGAAGTTCTCACCAGAGATGGGTGGATTGCTTAATGTGGGTGTTGCTGAACCACAGAAAGAGTTTCATGTCACGCTGGACACTTACAG gtctCAGCTGTTCCTGTTGCCCGTGGGGTCTCTGGAGGGGTTCTACAGCGAGTCGACCACGTGCATTACCTGGAAGGAGCAGGTGCATGTCAGCTCAGAGGTGCGTTCTGTCCTGCAGTGTCCCGCGCGGGACAGCAGCTGCTTGCCGCTGGTTATTACCGCGCTGGCAGTGCCCGACGTCCTGCGACACATCTCCAGTCAGGGCGAGGACGACTGGGACCCTGCGTATGTGATTCATCTGCACCCTGCCATCACACTGCGGAACCTGCTACCATACACCCTACGTTACCTGCTGGAG GGTTCAGCAGAGTCCCACGAGCTACAGGAAGGCATCAGCGCCGACATCCTGAACGCACGACTCAGCGGCCAGCTCATGGAGCTGGTGCTGGTGGGGTACCAGGGCCGCACCTGGACCAGTCATGTGCAGGTCAGCGAGGCCATGGCTGAGTTCTCACCTGTCTGCTTCACCAGCGACACTAGTGAGCAGCTTAGCGTGGATCTGTGTGTCCACGTGACGCGTGGGGCGGGCAGGCTtgtcctctctgtcttcagCCCATACTGGATCATCAACAAGACGTCCCGCGTGCTGCAGTACCGTGCGGACGACGCGTATGTTAAGCACCCGGCCGACTTCCGTGATGTCATCTTGTTCTCCTTCAAGAAGAAGAACATCTTCAGCAAAAACAAA CTACAGCTGTGCGTGTCCACCAGCTCCTGGTCAGATGGCTTCTCTTTGGACACTGTGGGCAGTTACGGTTGTGTCCGCTGCTCAGATAGAACCATGGATTACCTG GTGGGGGTCAGTATTCAGATGAGCAGTTTTAACCTGACTCGTATTGTGACTATGAGTCCCTTCTACACGCTGGTGAACAAGTCCTGCTTTGAGCTGGAGGTGGGGGAGGTGCAAAACGGAAAAGCCCACAGTGGCGGCAAATGGCACTACATCTCCTCCACAGAG TGCCTTCCCCTATGGCCAGAGTCCAGTACAGGAAGGTTGTGTGTCCGAGTGGTGGGTTCTGAATCTGCCTCTAAGTCTTTCTTCTTCAACAAGCAGGATAATGGCACTCTACTCAGCATGGAGCAG TATGGCGGCATCATTGTGGATGTGAACATTTCGGACCACTCCACTGTGGTCAGCTTCTCGGATTACTATGAGGGTGCAGCTCCTGCTCTGCTCGTCAACCACACGCCATGGGTCACCATCTCCGTCAGACAGAG tggctgTGAAACGAGTCGGGAGCTGAACCCTGGTGAGTCTCTGCTCTTTGCCTGGAACGACCCTGCAGGCGAACGCAAGCTGTGCTGGACCAGTCAAGGCCACAGTGGAGAACTCGACCTGCTGAAG GATGAGTGCGGGCAGTTTGCGTATGACGGCCTGGCGCAGGTACACTGGGTTTCCTTCCTGGATGGACGCCAACGTGTGCTACTCTTCACCGAAGATGTCGCTGTGGTAACCAAAGCTCGGCAGGCTGAGGAACTGGAGCAGTTCCAGCAGGAAGTGACCGTGTCACTGCAAAATCTGGGTCTGTCCCTCATCAACAACGACCACAAACAGGAAATCGCATACGTGGGCATCACCAG TTCTGGTGTGGTTTGGGAGATGAGACCAAAAAACCGTTGGAAGTCATTTAACTGTAAGAACATCAGTCTTCTGGAGAGGGCTTACCAGGACCATGTCAGTGGAATTACAGAACCAGGCTGGGTCAAACTGGAAACTGGGCTAGAG GTGAACTTTGCAAGGATTCCTATGTTGATGAGACACCCATTCTCCTGCTCCATTCGGAGGAACTTCCTGTCTGGTATCCACGTGGAGCTGAAGCAGTCTCCACACCAGAGGAGCCTCCGTGCCCAGCTCCACTGGCTGCAG gtggaTAACCAGCTCCCAGGAGCCATGTTCCCCATCGTTTTTCATCCTGTCCCACCACCCAAGTCTGTTGCCCTGGACTCAG agccAAAGCCCTTTATTGATATGAGCATCATCACAAGATTTAACGAACACAGCCAAGTGATGCAGTTTAA GTACTTCATGATGCTAGTGCAGGAGATGGCTGTTAAGGTTGATCAGGGCTTTTTGGCAGCGGTCCTGGCTCTCTTTACACCTGTTACTGACACCCAGGAGGACAaacagaag acTGCCCTGATTGAGAGAGACCTGGAGGCCCTGCAGGCTCAGCTGATGGAGAGCTCCATTAACGACACATCAGGCCTCAGCTTCTTTGAGCACTTCCACATCTCCCCCATTAAA ctccATCTGAGTCTGTCTCTGGGCTCCAGTGGAGAGGACCATCAGGAGGGTGATATGGTTGCGATCCAGTCAGTCAATCTTCTTCTTAAAAGTATTGGTGCAACGCTTACTGATGTAGATGACCTCATCTTTAA ACTGGCTTGCTTTGAGGTGAAGTATCAGTTCTACCGCAGAGAGAAACTGATGTGGGCCGTGATTAGACATTACAGTGAACAG TTCCTGAAGCAGATGTACGTGCTTGTCTTGGGCTTGGATGTGCTGGGGAACCCATTCGGTCTGATCCGGGGGCTCTCAGAGGGGGTGGAGGCATTCTTCTATGAGCCTTTCCAG GGGGCTGTTCAGGGGCCTGAAGAGTTTGCAGAAGGGTTTGTCATTGGTGTGCGTAGTCTGTTAGGGCACACAGTGG GGGGTGCCGCTGGGATGGTGTCTCGTATAACAGGTTCAGTGGGGAAAGGTCTAGCAGCCATCACCATGGACAAGGAGTACCAGCAGAAACGCAGGGAGGAGATGAACAGACCTCCCCGAGACTTTGGAGACAGTTTGGCCAAGGGGGGCAAAGGCCTTCTGAAG GGAGTGGTAGGAGGAGTGACAGGGATTGTTACCAAGCCTGTGGAGG GGGCAAAGCGAGAGGGTGCGGCTGGATTCTTTAAGGGGATTGGTAAGGGCTTGGTGGGCGTGGTCACCCGCCCTACAGCAGGCATCGTGGACATGGCCAGCAGCACCTTTCAAGGGATCCAGAG CGGTAACCTAAG GGTGGCGGAGTCGACTGAGGACGTGACCAAGCTGAGGCCGGTCCGACTCATCAGAGAGGACGGGATCATCCGTCCGTACGAGCACCACGAGTCCCACGGCTACGACCTTTTCCAG aggtcagaggttaaaCAGCTTGATGGCGAGTTGTTCAGAGAGCACTTTGAATATCCtggacacagaaaaacaaacattattgtCACCAACAG GAGGGTGATGTGTATTAAAGAGATCGACTTGATTGGACATTTTAACAAAGAATGGGAAGTTCAGTTTGACAACTTCCTGAGGCCTCCATATGTTGAAGGAGGAGATCTGAAGATTTATTACAAG gaacaaaacaaactgaagatCCTTAAGGATGGACAAGGACCAGTGAGGGTGGTGCAccttagacagacagacatggcaGAG ACACTGCGGCACGCCATCCAGAATGCCCAGCTAGCTCGCCGGCAGCATCAGATGGTCAGACAGAAATCCCAGCGCTTCCTCAAACCAGGCAGCACAGCCTAA